TGAAAATAAAACCAAATAATAGTGAATATATAATGTGAATTATAGTTGTTGTTTTTTGAATTTGACTTTCAACATAAAAAAATTTAATTAGGGAAGATAAATTTAATCCAAAAACTATCATAGGTGTAAAGAAACTTACTATAGAATTTCCACCGTGTATAACTTTACTTGCCCCTACACGAAAACCTTCTAATCCTATTACTATAAATATGATTAATGATAGTATAAAGTAAATCTTAAATACTGAAGATAGCCTGTTATAAGATAACCCTCCATACTTTGTTTTTGTGTGCATATTTTTAAAAAGTAAAACATTAAATAATAAATTAAACGCTATAAATATAGTAAGTATTAAAAAATAAAAGAAATTTAATTTATTATACGTTATTTTTGAAACACTGTATCCATAAGCATTTAGGATTGTTCCTAAATTTGGAATTAAAAATGTTAGAGTGAATACAGCTAACCAATAAAAAGTTGAAACGTAAATCCTTTTTTTATAGAGAACATTTACATATGTTATAACAATTATTAGAAAAAGAACAACAACTATATTATCCATATATATTCTCCTTTTAAAAATTACTTTAGTGCCCTACTTCTAAACTTAATAATTTGTTTTTTATACTCTCTATCAAATAAAACCTGCATATTTTTTTTGTTTTCCTTATGCTCATTATTTTTAATAATTCTTTCTAAAATACATGCCGCTTCATATAAATTATCAATATCATAAAGATTTCTACTATCAATTACTCTTTCTATATTAGATTTATATTTTTCCATTATTACAGAACAACCACATACTTGAGCATGTATAGAGCTTAGGGTAGTTTCTTTTGGAAAAATACAAATATCACTAGCTGAATAATACTTTCTTAATTCAGTGAATGGCTTTGATTCATCCAAAACTACTGGTATTTTTTTTGCAATCTTCTCTAGTTTTTTGTTAAACATATCTATGTAAGTATCTTCTTTAGGCCCAATAAATAAAAGTTTAACTTTGTAATCATCAATAAACCTTTTATCCAAATTATCAATAACATCTATAATTAAATCTGGTCTTTTACTATTATTAAATTTTCCAATATATGCTATAACTACATCTTCTTCGTTAAATTTATACTTACTTCTTATTTCTTTACGTCCTTTTTCATCAAAATACATTATTGAATCATTAAAACCATGACGTAAAAAATCAATCTTATGGTCTTTTATCCCTATTTTTTTTAAATACTCATATTCTTCTTCT
This window of the Caloramator mitchellensis genome carries:
- a CDS encoding glycosyltransferase family 4 protein, which translates into the protein MRILHIEDYFDPTAGYQINELLYASKNFDDEVFLITSTDMSPFHKKVDIKKDREFEEKTGVKIYRLDPILKISSRLLLNNFRKTIKKINPDIIFMHGIGDFKDLQLWGRKKKYKIVRDCHMSWVASKNKFRNIFYLFYKIFFASIINRTDKYEVIYALGEEEYEYLKKIGIKDHKIDFLRHGFNDSIMYFDEKGRKEIRSKYKFNEEDVVIAYIGKFNNSKRPDLIIDVIDNLDKRFIDDYKVKLLFIGPKEDTYIDMFNKKLEKIAKKIPVVLDESKPFTELRKYYSASDICIFPKETTLSSIHAQVCGCSVIMEKYKSNIERVIDSRNLYDIDNLYEAACILERIIKNNEHKENKKNMQVLFDREYKKQIIKFRSRALK